A section of the Primulina eburnea isolate SZY01 chromosome 1, ASM2296580v1, whole genome shotgun sequence genome encodes:
- the LOC140832417 gene encoding phosphopantothenate--cysteine ligase 2-like, which translates to MDVSNGSESFDETTYAEVKSFFESSPPLKDGDEIRRKVEEFVEKRCSPAVNEINNRVVCVTSGGTTVPLEQRCVRYIDNFSSGHRGAASTEYFLKAGYSVIFLYRRGTCQPYCRYLPDDPLLECFDVIDGSTVTVHPTHAEKVKMAISEHRAAIRGHLLKLPFTTIFEYLQLLRLVAFSMRCLGSKALFYLAAAVSDFYVPWESMAEHKIQSGLGPLDMRLNQAPKMLSVLRKDWAPVAFCISFKLETDKMILLKKAGLALKKYKMHMVVANELLTRKDEVIVVTESGNFVVQRDKSQPAADVESPLIELIMAKHSSYIDSV; encoded by the exons ATGGACGTTTCAAATGGCTCAGAGTCTTTTGATGAAACAACATACGCAGAAGTTAAATCTTTCTTTGAATCATCTCCTCCATTAAAAGATGGCGATGAAATAAGAAGAAAAGTAGAAGAATTTGTGGAAAAGAGATGTTCACCAGCAG TGAATGAAATAAACAATAGGGTGGTATGCGTGACATCTGGTGGGACAACTGTTCCGTTGGAACAGCGATGTGTTCGTTacattgacaacttcagctcTGGTCACAGGGGAGCTGCATCGACGGA ATACTTTTTGAAGGCTGGATATTCTGTAATTTTTCTTTATCGGAG AGGAACCTGTCAACCATATTGTAGATATCTTCCTGATGATCCACTGCTTGAGTGTTTTGACGTCATCGATGGATCAACTGTTACAG TGCACCCAACGCATGCTGAGAAGGTGAAGATGGCCATCAGTGAACATCGTGCT GCTATCAGAGGTCACTTGTTGAAACTTCCCTTTACAACCATATTTGAGTATCTGCAG CTTTTGCGGTTGGTTGCCTTTTCAATGAGGTGTCTTGGATCAAAAGCTTTGTTCTATCTTGCTGCAGCAGTTTCTGATTTTTATGTTCCTTGGGAGAGCATG GCAGAGCATAAAATTCAATCTGGCTTAGGTCCTCTGGATATGCGCCTTAATCAGGCCCCGAAGATGCTTTCTGTGCTCAGGAAAGATTGGGCACCTGTGGCCTTCTGCATATCATTTAAG CTAGAAACAGATAAAATGATTCTGCTGAAGAAGGCTGGTTTAGCTCTGAAAAAGTATAAAATGCATATGGTGGTGGCGAATGAGCTTCTAACCCGTAAAGATGAAGTTATAGTCGTCACCGAGAGTGGAAATTTTGTGGTTCAACGCGACAAAAGTCAGCCTGCTGCTGATGTTGAAAGCCCGCTGATTGAACTAATCATGGCCAAGCATTCTTCTTATATAGATTCTGTTTGA
- the LOC140832430 gene encoding cellulose synthase-like protein D5 produces the protein MVKMTPNSPDSSPVTITVTSSGGSRNLGLTSPRPRHSISHNPNSPLSGSREDRRASSSGGGRYLSFSKDSTEEFVAYTVHIPPTPDHRVFSNSRNSPVHDYSKSRGKNGKTPSEGFIKDTIFTGGFKSETKAHARKSSEDEPAIEKSKMLCGMEGCDEKAGDGKFKNYCECGFRICQDCYSDCLRNDGGRCPGCKETYKEVSDGEREDEQQSEEKDQANPLPSWSNRVKLEKNFSLVQSFKNPNHDFDHSRWLFETKGTYGYGNALWPRDGYEFGRGTGYENPPDFSDRRNKPLTRKIGVSAAIISPYRLLVILRLGALACFLAWRIMHPNHEAIWLWLMSVICECWFAFSWLLDQLPKLCPVKRVTDLSVLKERFESSEPNLRNPKNLSDLPGIDIFVSTADPDKEPPLVTANTILSILAVNYPVEKVACYLSDDGGSLVTFEALAEAASFAKIWVPFCRKHKIEPRNPEAYFSQKRDPLKNKVRLDFVRDRRRVKREYDEFKVRINALPESIRRRSDAYNAQAELRAKKKQFELGINPSESLKVSKATWMADGSHWHGTWSSAEEGHSRVDHEGIIQIMLVPAGPEPLFGNEADEENLIDMTDVDIRMPMLVYVSREKRPGFDHNKKAGAMNALVRSSAIMSNGAFILNLDCDHYIYNSMAVREGMCFMLDRGGDKICYVQFPQRFEGIDPNDRYANHNTVFFDVSMRALDGLQGPMYVGTGCIFRRIALYGFSPPRATEHHGWFGRQKTRKLLRKSKEKGDQIDDEMLLPVIGNQNDDEDDAAKASLAKQFGNSTSLIDSIAVAEFGGRLLHDLRGKGYLGRPAGSLAVQREPLDASALSEAVSVITCFYEDKTEWGNRVGWIYGSVTEDVVTGYRMHNRGWRSVYCITKRDAFRGTAPINLTDRLNQVLRWATGSVEIFFSRNNALLASPRMKFLQRVAYFNVGMYPFTSIFLLVYCILPALSLFSGKFIVQSLDITFLVFLLAITLTLCMLAVLEIKWSGITLDDWWRNEQFWLIGGTSAHPAAVVQGLLKVIAGIDISFTLTSKSSAPDDGEDEFAELYEFRWTTLMIPPITIIMFNMLAIAVAISRTVYSPFPQWSKLLGGVFFSFWVLSHLYPFAKGLMGRKGKIPTIVYLWSGLICIVISLLTVYIYPPLGSQAGDFRFEIP, from the exons ATGGTGAAAATGACTCCTAATTCGCCGGATTCATCTCCGGTGACAATCACGGTCACTTCCTCAGGTGGATCTAGAAACTTAGGATTGACGAGCCCGAGGCCACGCCACTCGATTTCTCACAACCCCAATTCTCCGCTCAGCGGTAGCCGCGAAGATCGCAGAGCTTCTTCCAGTGGTGGTGGACGATATCTTTCTTTCTCGAAAGACAGCACCGAAGAATTCGTGGCATACACAGTACACATTCCTCCAACCCCAGATCATCGGGTGTTTTCCAACTCACGAAACAGCCCTGTCCATGACTATAGCAAAAGTAGAGGAAAAAATGGAAAAACCCCTAGTGAGGGGTTCATCAAGGACACAATTTTTACAGGGGGCTTCAAGTCAGAAACGAAAGCTCATGCTAGAAAAAGCTCAGAAGATGAGCCTGCCATTGAGAAATCTAAAATGCTTTGTGGAATGGAAGGCTGCGATGAAAAGGCTGGAGATGGAAAATTCAAGAATTATTGCGAGTGTGGGTTTAGAATTTGCCAGGATTGTTACTCAGATTGTCTGAGAAATGATGGAGGACGTTGCCCGGGATGTAAAGAGACATATAAAGAAGTTAGCGATGGTGAACGTGAGGACGAACAGCAGTCTGAGGAGAAGGATCAGGCAAATCCACTGCCTTCTTGGAGTAATAGAGTTAAGCTGGAGAAGAATTTCTCTTTGGTTCAGTCTTTCAAGAATCCGAACCATGATTTTGATCACTCGAGGTGGCTGTTTGAGACAAAGGGAACTTATGGATATGGGAATGCCTTGTGGCCAAGGGACGGTTACGAGTTTGGAAGAGGGACTGGGTATGAAAACCCCCCAGATTTTAGTGACAGAAGGAACAAGCCATTGACAAGGAAAATTGGGGTTTCTGCAGCAATAATTAGCCCATACAG ATTACTAGTGATTCTTCGTCTTGGAGCTCTTGCTTGCTTCTTAGCATGGAGGATAATGCATCCTAATCATGAAGCTATTTGGTTGTGGTTAATGTCTGTTATTTGTGAATGTTGGTTTGCATTTTCCTGGCTTCTTGATCAACTTCCGAAGCTTTGCCCAGTGAAAAGAGTGACTGACCTCTCTGTCCTGAAAGAGCGGTTCGAATCCTCAGAACCAAATCTGAGGAACCCCAAAAACTTATCTGATCTGCCGGGAATTGATATCTTCGTTTCTACGGCTGATCCAGATAAAGAGCCACCACTTGTGACTGCAAATACAATTCTATCTATTCTTGCTGTTAATTATCCCGTTGAAAAGGTGGCATGTTACTTGTCAGATGATGGAGGCTCTCTTGTAACATTTGAAGCCCTGGCTGAGGCTGCTAGCTTTGCAAAAATATGGGTTCCTTTCTGTAGAAAACATAAGATAGAACCTAGGAATCCCGAGGCATACTTCAGCCAAAAACGCGACCCACTTAAGAACAAAGTGAGACTGGACTTTGTGAGGGACAGAAGACGGGTTAAGAGAGAATATGATGAATTCAAAGTGAGGATTAATGCCTTGCCTGAATCCATCAGGAGAAGATCAGATGCTTACAATGCTCAAGCAGAGCTACGGGCAAAAAAGAAACAGTTCGAACTTGGGATAAATCCAAGCGAATCTCTTAAGGTATCAAAAGCTACTTGGATGGCCGATGGAAGCCACTGGCATGGAACTTGGTCATCAGCAGAGGAAGGCCACTCAAGAGTCGATCACGAGGGCATCATACAG ATAATGCTAGTCCCCGCAGGTCCAGAACCACTTTTTGGTAATGAAGCCGATGAGGAAAACTTGATTGACATGACAGATGTGGACATCAGAATGCCGATGCTAGTTTACGTGTCTCGTGAGAAACGACCTGGTTTTGATCACAACAAGAAAGCTGGTGCAATGAATGCTTTAGTCCGGTCAAGTGCAATAATGTCAAATGGTGCATTCATTCTAAATCTTGATTGTGACCACTACATCTACAATTCAATGGCTGTGAGAGAAGGAATGTGCTTTATGCTAGACAGAGGCGGTGACAAAATTTGCTATGTTCAGTTCCCACAGAGGTTTGAAGGCATTGATCCGAATGATCGTTATGCAAACCACAACACAGTGTTCTTTGATGTTAGCATGAGAGCCCTTGATGGATTACAAGGTCCCATGTATGTGGGGACAGGCTGCATTTTCAGGAGAATAGCTCTCTATGGATTTAGTCCCCCAAGAGCCACGGAACATCATGGATGGTTCGGTAGACAAAAGACAAGAAAACTTCTGAGAAAATCCAAGGAGAAAGGGGACCAAATAGATGATGAAATGCTCTTGCCTGTCATCGGAAATCAAAACGATGATGAAGACGATGCTGCCAAAGCCTCACTTGCAAAGCAGTTTGGGAACTCTACTTCTCTTATCGACTCGATTGCTGTAGCTGAATTCGGGGGAAGGCTACTTCATGATCTGAGAGGAAAAGGCTACCTCGGAAGGCCAGCGGGCTCTCTTGCTGTGCAACGTGAACCATTAGATGCTTCAGCTCTCTCTGAAGCAGTGAGCGTTATTACTTGTTTCTATGAGGATAAAACCGAGTGGGGAAACAGGGTAGGATGGATATACGGTTCTGTGACAGAAGATGTTGTTACAGGTTATAGGATGCACAATAGAGGTTGGAGATCGGTGTACTGCATTACTAAGAGAGATGCATTCAGAGGTACAGCTCCCATCAATTTAACCGACAGGCTCAACCAAGTTCTTCGTTGGGcgactggttcagttgagatctTTTTCTCTCGGAACAATGCCCTGTTAGCGAGCCCAAGAATGAAGTTTCTTCAAAGGGTAGCATATTTCAATGTTGGAATGTACCCATTCACTTCGATTTTCCTACTCGTCTACTGCATTCTTCCAGCACTTTCACTCTTCTCAGGAAAGTTCATCGTCCAGTCCTTGGACATCACATTTCTAGTATTTTTATTGGCCATCACACTCACTCTCTGCATGCTGGCGGTCCTGGAAATCAAATGGTCAGGGATCACTCTAGATGACTGGTGGCGAAACGAGCAGTTCTGGTTGATTGGTGGAACCAGCGCACACCCTGCAGCCGTGGTTCAAGGGTTACTCAAAGTCATAGCAGGCATCGACATCTCATTCACATTGACATCAAAATCTTCAGCACCAGACGATGGGGAAGACGAGTTTGCTGAGCTATACGAGTTCAGGTGGACTACTTTGATGATCCCGCCAATTACAATCATAATGTTTAATATGCTTGCCATCGCAGTAGCCATCTCAAGGACTGTTTATAGTCCTTTCCCGCAATGGAGCAAGCTACTGGGAGGTGTGTTCTTCAGCTTCTGGGTGCTTTCTCATCTATACCCGTTCGCAAAGGGACTGATGGGGAGAAAAGGGAAGATCCCGACAATTGTGTATTTATGGTCAGGACTCATCTGCATCGTCATATCATTGCTAACAGTTTACATATACCCTCCTTTGGGAAGCCAAGCAGGCGACTTTAGATTCGAGATACCATGA
- the LOC140832436 gene encoding probable galacturonosyltransferase-like 7, with translation MLWIMKFSGFFSAAMVMIVLSPSLQSFPPAEAIRSSHVEYSRYLRLPTDTHSLDKSSFRKAPVFRNADDCRLSKLEKPSVCDPSLVHVAITLDVEYLRGSVAAVHSVLQHSKCPESVFFHFLVTETGLETLVRSTFPELKFKVYYFDPERARSLISSSVRQALEQPLNYARNYLADILESCVTRVIYLDSDLVVVDDIAKLWRTSLGRKTIGAPEYCHANFTKYFTDHFWSDPSFSGVFSGRNPCYFNTGVMVMDLGKWRQFGYTRRIEKWMEIQKTSTNRIYDLGSLPPFLLVFAGDVAPIEHRWNQHGLGGDNVRGSCRDLHPGPVSLLHWSGSGKPWQRLDSRRPCPLDSLWAAFDLYEHST, from the coding sequence ATGCTGTGGATAATGAAGTTCTCTGGGTTTTTCTCTGCGGCGATGGTGATGATTGTGTTATCCCCTTCCCTACAATCATTTCCTCCTGCGGAAGCTATAAGATCCTCTCACGTGGAATATTCCCGATATCTCAGATTACCCACCGATACGCATTCGTTGGATAAATCATCCTTCAGAAAAGCCCCGGTATTCCGCAATGCCGACGACTGCCGCTTGTCGAAGTTGGAGAAACCCAGCGTCTGCGACCCGTCTCTCGTTCATGTGGCGATTACGCTCGATGTAGAGTATTTACGTGGATCAGTTGCGGCTGTGCATTCAGTTCTCCAGCATTCCAAGTGTCCTGAAAGCGTGTTCTTCCATTTCCTGGTCACGGAGACCGGCCTCGAGACTCTGGTTCGTTCAACTTTCCCTGAATTGAAGTTTAAAGTGTATTATTTTGACCCTGAGAGAGCACGGAGCCTGATATCGAGCTCCGTTAGGCAAGCGCTCGAGCAGCCATTGAATTATGCTCGAAATTATTTGGCCGATATTCTGGAGAGTTGTGTGACGAGAGTGATATACTTGGATTCAGATCTCGTAGTCGTTGATGATATAGCAAAACTCTGGAGAACTAGCTTAGGTAGAAAAACAATCGGCGCACCGGAATACTGCCACGCCAATTTCACCAAATACTTCACCGACCATTTCTGGTCCGACCCTTCATTCTCCGGCGTGTTCTCCGGGCGGAACCCTTGTTATTTCAATACGGGAGTGATGGTAATGGATCTGGGAAAATGGAGGCAGTTCGGGTACACCCGCCGGATCGAGAAATGGATGGAGATTCAGAAAACAAGCACCAATAGGATCTACGACCTGGGCTCGCTGCCACCATTTTTACTGGTGTTCGCCGGCGACGTGGCTCCGATCGAGCACAGGTGGAACCAACATGGATTAGGAGGTGATAACGTGAGGGGGAGCTGCCGCGACCTCCACCCCGGACCGGTGAGCCTGCTCCACTGGAGCGGCAGCGGGAAACCATGGCAGCGGCTCGACTCCAGACGGCCTTGTCCATTAGATTCATTGTGGGCCGCATTCGATTTGTACGAACACTCGACGTGA